In a genomic window of Pedobacter sp. KBS0701:
- a CDS encoding SPFH domain-containing protein, producing the protein MQYTVYILVVIGVIILLSSFVTVKQGTIAVVTVFGKYQRLLRPGLNFKTPLIEQIYSRISIQNRSVELSFQAVTQDQANVYFKAMLLYSVINQDEETIKNVAFKFVDATNLMQALIRTIEGSIRAYVATQKQANVLAQRNEIVLHVKEQIDQVLDGWGYHLQDLQLNDITFDEEIMRSMSRVVASNNLKAAAENEGQALLITKTKAAEADGNAIKIAATAEREAAQLRGQGIALFRAEVAHGMSKAAQEMEQANLDISVILFTMWTESIKHFAENGDGNVIFLDGSADGMNKTMKEMMAMQLNKQTEPTAKKG; encoded by the coding sequence ATGCAATACACCGTTTACATTTTAGTAGTAATAGGAGTTATTATACTGCTAAGCTCGTTCGTTACCGTTAAACAGGGCACCATTGCGGTAGTTACCGTTTTTGGTAAGTACCAAAGGCTCTTAAGACCAGGTTTAAATTTTAAAACCCCTTTAATAGAGCAGATTTATTCGCGGATATCGATCCAAAACCGCTCTGTAGAGCTTTCTTTTCAAGCAGTAACTCAAGATCAGGCCAATGTTTACTTCAAGGCCATGCTTTTATATTCTGTAATTAACCAGGATGAGGAAACGATCAAAAATGTAGCATTTAAATTTGTTGATGCTACTAACTTAATGCAGGCATTAATTAGAACTATTGAAGGTTCGATCAGGGCTTATGTGGCTACGCAAAAGCAGGCAAATGTATTGGCTCAGCGAAACGAAATTGTGCTTCATGTTAAGGAACAGATTGATCAGGTTTTAGACGGATGGGGTTACCACCTTCAGGATCTTCAGTTAAATGATATTACTTTCGATGAAGAAATTATGCGTTCAATGAGTCGTGTAGTAGCTTCGAACAACTTAAAGGCAGCGGCTGAGAATGAGGGACAGGCATTATTGATTACTAAAACAAAAGCGGCAGAAGCCGACGGTAATGCGATTAAAATTGCCGCTACAGCGGAGCGTGAAGCTGCTCAATTACGGGGACAGGGTATTGCGTTGTTCCGTGCAGAGGTTGCCCATGGTATGAGCAAAGCCGCACAGGAAATGGAACAGGCCAATCTGGATATTTCGGTAATCTTATTTACCATGTGGACAGAATCGATTAAACATTTTGCCGAAAATGGAGATGGTAACGTTATTTTTCTTGATGGTAGTGCCGATGGCATGAATAAAACCATGAAAGAAATGATGGCCATGCAGTTAAACAAACAAACTGAGCCAACGGCGAAGAAAGGGTAG
- a CDS encoding carboxy terminal-processing peptidase, translating into MLKRIFFVIFTAAVLACHAAPKTQPMVEGVTNVKPDEQQQLVIKEVVNLIESYNYKKIQINDSISSIILDKYIKSLDQGKNYFLASDIKEFEKYRYTLDDDFKNGDLSGPFFIYNIYAKRLNEYFTYSLAQIKTKFDFNQNDSYVYDREKQPWATSSTALNDTWKKRVKYELINLNLAGTAEAKNVETLTKRYQNLQSQTSKTNNQDVFQILMDAFTESIDPHTNYFNPTNAAAFNEDMSRSFEGIGARLQLENEVVKISEIIAGGPAFKGKQLSAGDRIIAVAQGDGEFVDVIGWRLDNTVSKIKGPKGTKVRLKVIPSGKEMSSKPVIIELVRDKIVLEETSAKKKVKTINSNGKEYKIGIITLPAFYADFKAANAGDKNYKSTTRDVRKLIDSLKTYDKVNAIVMDLRGNGGGSLVEAISLTGLFIDRGPVVQVKDLRGKIEVDEDENSGVTWDGPFGVIVDRLSASASEIFAGAIQDYGRGIIMGSQTYGKGTVQSSIDLNKLVNPSMLQRVAGLISKDKTVGTSPSGASPADINLGQINLTMAKFYRVAGSSTQHKGVTPDIVFPSVYPMDKIGEDTESSALPWDVIPSSNFKAVANLTPVKAQLIKNSEQRIANSLDFKYLKQDIADLKKRDNEVSVTLNEAKLKAERDAQEAKTLARQNELRALRGLPAIKKGDKITKQDAFDFIEDESLKVMGDFMQQSGNYVMNLGVMPKNN; encoded by the coding sequence ATGTTAAAGAGAATATTTTTTGTAATTTTTACTGCGGCAGTACTTGCTTGTCATGCTGCACCTAAAACTCAGCCAATGGTTGAGGGGGTTACCAATGTGAAACCTGATGAGCAGCAACAACTTGTTATAAAAGAGGTTGTAAATTTGATCGAGAGTTACAATTATAAAAAAATTCAGATCAACGATTCTATTTCTTCGATCATTTTAGATAAGTATATCAAGTCTCTGGATCAGGGCAAAAATTACTTCCTGGCATCGGATATCAAGGAATTTGAGAAATACAGATATACCCTGGATGATGATTTTAAAAATGGCGATCTGAGCGGACCATTTTTCATTTATAACATTTACGCCAAAAGACTAAACGAATATTTCACTTATTCTCTGGCTCAGATTAAAACAAAATTCGATTTTAATCAAAATGACAGTTATGTATATGACAGAGAAAAGCAGCCCTGGGCAACTTCTTCAACAGCATTAAATGATACCTGGAAAAAACGTGTTAAATACGAATTAATCAACTTAAATTTAGCTGGCACAGCTGAAGCAAAGAATGTAGAAACATTAACAAAACGTTATCAAAACCTACAATCGCAAACTTCAAAAACCAATAATCAAGATGTTTTCCAGATTTTGATGGATGCTTTTACAGAATCGATTGATCCGCATACCAATTATTTTAATCCAACTAATGCCGCAGCATTTAACGAAGATATGTCTCGTTCTTTTGAAGGCATCGGTGCCCGCTTACAATTAGAAAATGAGGTGGTTAAAATTTCAGAAATTATTGCTGGTGGGCCTGCTTTTAAAGGCAAGCAGCTGAGTGCAGGCGATCGTATCATTGCCGTAGCCCAGGGTGATGGAGAATTTGTTGATGTAATAGGTTGGAGATTAGATAACACCGTATCAAAAATTAAAGGCCCAAAAGGAACTAAGGTGCGGTTAAAAGTAATCCCATCTGGAAAAGAAATGTCATCTAAACCAGTAATTATCGAATTAGTTCGTGATAAAATTGTTTTAGAAGAAACATCTGCCAAGAAAAAAGTTAAAACCATTAATAGTAATGGTAAAGAATATAAAATCGGGATTATTACTTTACCAGCGTTCTATGCAGATTTTAAAGCGGCTAACGCAGGTGATAAAAATTACAAAAGTACCACCCGCGACGTTAGAAAATTAATCGACTCGCTAAAAACTTACGATAAGGTAAATGCAATTGTAATGGATTTACGTGGAAACGGTGGTGGTTCATTGGTTGAGGCCATTTCATTAACTGGTTTATTTATCGATAGAGGTCCTGTAGTTCAGGTGAAAGATTTACGCGGTAAAATTGAAGTGGACGAGGATGAAAATAGCGGCGTAACCTGGGATGGGCCTTTTGGTGTAATTGTAGACCGTTTAAGTGCATCAGCATCTGAAATTTTCGCCGGTGCAATACAAGATTATGGCCGCGGGATTATTATGGGTAGCCAAACTTATGGTAAAGGTACCGTTCAATCTTCTATCGATTTAAATAAACTGGTAAACCCAAGTATGCTGCAAAGGGTAGCAGGGTTAATTTCTAAAGATAAAACCGTTGGCACATCTCCAAGCGGAGCAAGTCCTGCTGACATCAACTTAGGTCAGATTAACCTAACCATGGCTAAATTTTACCGTGTAGCAGGGAGCAGCACTCAGCATAAAGGTGTAACACCTGATATTGTTTTCCCTTCTGTTTATCCGATGGATAAAATTGGAGAAGATACTGAATCATCTGCCTTACCATGGGATGTTATTCCAAGTTCTAACTTTAAAGCAGTTGCAAATCTTACCCCTGTTAAAGCACAATTGATTAAAAACAGTGAGCAGCGTATTGCGAACTCCTTGGATTTTAAATACCTGAAACAAGATATTGCAGACCTTAAAAAACGTGACAACGAAGTTTCTGTAACTTTAAATGAGGCAAAACTTAAAGCTGAACGCGATGCTCAGGAAGCTAAAACACTTGCCAGACAAAATGAATTAAGGGCACTCAGAGGATTGCCAGCCATTAAAAAAGGCGATAAAATTACTAAGCAGGACGCTTTCGATTTCATTGAAGATGAATCGTTAAAAGTAATGGGCGATTTTATGCAACAATCCGGAAACTATGTGATGAATTTAGGCGTGATGCCAAAGAATAACTAA